A genome region from Streptomyces pratensis includes the following:
- a CDS encoding SDR family NAD(P)-dependent oxidoreductase: protein MSTPSAIRIYRDATAVITGAASGIGRALAEELVARGCEVVLADLQIDQAEELAATLRGAGGKATAVRLDVTDHATFEQLVKDTVARTGRLDYLFNNAGISHGMGAGARHYRIEDWRRMIDVNLVGVVNGVQSAYNLMIDQGFGHIVNTASLAGLVPSAGTTSYVTTKHAVVGLSHNLRIEGAQLGVRVSVLCPGVIRTPLIEGGVYGRSVEGVTSEMAREMWEEQKPISAEEFAKKSLDAVARNKGIIVVPAFWKLFWWLFRLSPSLSLKIATKKFRDLGGRVTAGS, encoded by the coding sequence ATGTCAACACCTAGTGCCATCAGAATCTATCGGGACGCCACCGCCGTCATCACGGGCGCCGCGTCGGGGATCGGCCGTGCGCTGGCCGAGGAACTCGTCGCCCGCGGCTGTGAGGTCGTACTGGCCGACCTCCAGATCGACCAGGCCGAGGAACTGGCCGCCACTCTCCGGGGGGCCGGGGGAAAGGCGACCGCCGTCCGGCTGGACGTCACCGACCACGCGACGTTCGAACAGCTCGTCAAGGACACCGTCGCGCGCACCGGACGTCTGGACTACCTGTTCAACAACGCCGGCATCAGCCACGGGATGGGGGCGGGCGCCCGGCACTACCGCATCGAGGACTGGCGCCGCATGATCGACGTCAACCTCGTCGGTGTCGTCAACGGCGTCCAGTCGGCGTACAACCTCATGATCGACCAGGGTTTCGGCCACATAGTGAACACCGCCTCCCTGGCGGGCCTGGTCCCGAGCGCGGGCACGACCTCGTACGTCACAACCAAACACGCCGTGGTCGGGCTCTCGCACAATCTGCGCATCGAAGGCGCTCAGCTCGGAGTACGCGTGAGCGTGCTCTGCCCGGGCGTCATCCGGACCCCGCTCATCGAGGGAGGTGTGTACGGCCGCAGCGTCGAGGGTGTGACCAGTGAGATGGCGCGGGAGATGTGGGAGGAACAGAAACCGATATCAGCCGAGGAGTTCGCCAAAAAATCGCTCGACGCGGTCGCCCGGAACAAGGGAATCATCGTGGTTCCCGCCTTCTGGAAGCTGTTCTGGTGGCTTTTCAGGTTGTCGCCGTCCCTCAGTCTGAAAATCGCCACGAAGAAGTTCCGGGATCTCGGTGGACGCGTGACTGCCGGCAGCTGA
- a CDS encoding acyltransferase domain-containing protein, with product MTRPTVFMYSGQGSQYFHMTRELYERHPRYRLWLDHCDDIAFPVLGKSVVDTIFDPDRSKSDPFDSLADSNAALLCVEYSLTRVIQEMGHRPDALVGYSLGEITAAVVAEVIPLEFGISFAVEFARILAERTPLSGMLAVLCSAEVLRSHAGLFADCWVTGRNFDGNFVVSGRVDAVARLEHALGQEAVVCQRLPVNYGVHTELIDPVEEEVRGILGTANFAPPRIPIVSSASTDQVVEVTADVVWAAMRRPVDFAQTIEKVTAAGDATFMDLGPSATLATFVKYILPPGSGSAQVHTINRFGQDLKALSEFQVKTASSCG from the coding sequence ATGACCAGACCTACCGTGTTCATGTACTCGGGGCAGGGCTCCCAGTACTTCCACATGACCCGCGAACTCTATGAGCGGCACCCGCGCTACCGGCTGTGGCTGGACCACTGCGACGACATCGCGTTCCCCGTTCTCGGCAAGTCGGTCGTGGATACGATCTTCGACCCGGACCGTTCGAAGAGCGATCCGTTCGACTCGCTGGCGGACTCCAACGCGGCATTGCTGTGTGTGGAGTACAGCCTCACACGGGTGATTCAGGAAATGGGTCACCGGCCCGACGCCCTGGTGGGCTACAGCCTGGGAGAAATCACCGCAGCCGTGGTCGCGGAGGTGATTCCTCTGGAGTTCGGGATCTCCTTCGCCGTCGAGTTCGCGCGGATACTGGCGGAGCGGACACCGTTGTCCGGGATGCTGGCAGTCCTCTGTTCCGCAGAAGTCCTGCGCAGTCATGCCGGGTTGTTCGCCGACTGCTGGGTGACGGGCCGCAACTTCGACGGCAACTTCGTGGTCAGCGGTCGGGTCGACGCGGTCGCGCGTCTGGAACACGCCTTGGGTCAGGAGGCCGTCGTGTGCCAGCGGCTGCCGGTCAACTACGGCGTGCACACCGAACTCATCGACCCTGTCGAGGAGGAGGTGCGCGGCATCCTCGGCACCGCGAACTTCGCCCCGCCGCGCATCCCGATCGTCTCGTCCGCTTCGACGGACCAGGTCGTGGAAGTGACGGCCGACGTCGTCTGGGCCGCCATGCGCCGTCCGGTGGATTTCGCGCAGACCATCGAGAAGGTGACTGCCGCAGGTGACGCGACCTTCATGGACCTGGGGCCCAGCGCGACACTCGCGACGTTCGTGAAGTACATCCTGCCGCCGGGCAGCGGCTCCGCGCAGGTGCACACCATCAACCGCTTCGGACAGGACCTGAAAGCGCTCAGCGAGTTTCAGGTGAAGACAGCATCTTCATGTGGCTGA
- a CDS encoding enoyl-CoA hydratase/isomerase, with the protein MGVLNPAGYDTVKVRFENEICFLQLHRPEAGNTINTRLVEECADVVRFAEEHAKVLVLEGLPEVFCWGADFGEIAAGEGDGGTADEGSPATALYDLWLSLAFGSFVSVAHVRGKVNAGGLGFVAACDIVVCADTVTFSLSELLFGLMPACVLPFLIRKVGLAKSNFITLMTQPFTAQQAVEWQLVDSSAENSDNLLRRHLLRLRYLPKTGVTRYKKYLRNLDDILLASRDKAVAANKEVFSDEENLRKIERYVKTGQFPWEGE; encoded by the coding sequence GTGGGTGTCCTGAACCCCGCGGGATACGACACCGTCAAGGTTCGCTTCGAGAACGAGATCTGTTTCCTCCAGCTGCACCGGCCGGAGGCGGGCAACACCATCAACACCCGCCTGGTCGAGGAGTGCGCCGACGTGGTGCGCTTCGCCGAGGAGCACGCCAAGGTCCTTGTCCTGGAAGGCCTGCCCGAGGTGTTCTGCTGGGGCGCCGACTTCGGGGAGATCGCCGCAGGGGAGGGGGACGGGGGCACCGCGGACGAGGGATCGCCCGCGACGGCCCTGTACGACCTGTGGCTCTCTCTGGCGTTCGGATCGTTCGTCTCCGTGGCGCACGTGCGCGGCAAGGTCAACGCCGGGGGACTCGGGTTCGTCGCCGCATGCGACATCGTGGTGTGCGCCGACACCGTGACGTTCAGCCTGTCGGAGCTGCTCTTCGGACTCATGCCGGCCTGTGTCCTCCCCTTCCTGATCAGGAAGGTCGGCCTGGCCAAGTCCAACTTCATCACGCTCATGACCCAGCCGTTCACCGCCCAACAGGCCGTGGAGTGGCAACTCGTCGACTCCAGCGCCGAGAACAGCGACAACCTGCTGCGCCGGCACCTCCTGCGACTGCGCTACCTGCCCAAGACGGGAGTGACCCGCTACAAGAAGTACCTGCGCAACCTCGACGACATTCTGCTCGCCTCCCGGGACAAGGCCGTCGCGGCCAACAAGGAGGTGTTCTCCGACGAGGAGAACCTGCGCAAGATCGAGCGCTACGTGAAAACAGGGCAGTTCCCCTGGGAAGGAGAGTAG
- a CDS encoding acyl carrier protein: MPDNRVFDLIAQHTREVIPELDGHHFEPSDSLRDLGANSIDRAEIIIMTLESLSVSIPLVELADAKNIGELADLIHGKSAV, translated from the coding sequence ATGCCGGACAACCGCGTCTTCGACCTGATAGCGCAGCACACCCGCGAGGTGATACCCGAACTCGACGGCCACCACTTCGAGCCCTCCGATTCGCTGCGCGACCTGGGAGCCAACTCCATCGACCGGGCAGAGATCATCATCATGACCCTGGAGTCGCTGTCGGTGAGCATCCCCCTGGTCGAACTGGCGGACGCGAAGAACATCGGCGAACTGGCGGATCTCATCCATGGCAAGTCCGCAGTCTGA
- the fabD gene encoding ACP S-malonyltransferase, with protein sequence MRTYVFPGQGAQQKGMGSSLFDEFSDLTRSADSILGYSIKDLCLEDPDRLLDQTQYTQPAMYVVNALSYYRKLRETGLVPDFVAGHSLGEYNALLAAEVFDFETGLRMVRKRGELMGRASGGGMAAVLNASEAEIRTILAENGLDSVDLANFNTPSQIVISGRAEDIETARPLFQTGNHLFVPLRTSGAFHSRYMESARVEFDGFLSGISFSKPRIPVVSNVTARVYEDHLVKESLTKQMVNAVRWSDTVEHLLGYSGMEFEEVGHGTVLTKVLKKILRELANERKAPLRTARKSTENAVETVRRWNERYTVGTRFRSTSGNYGNLETATAATVLFGHRAAVYMQGYRGYFDLQELEPVAAAQ encoded by the coding sequence ATGCGGACCTACGTCTTCCCCGGGCAGGGGGCGCAGCAGAAGGGAATGGGTTCTTCCCTCTTCGATGAATTCAGCGACCTCACGCGGTCGGCCGACTCGATCCTGGGCTACTCCATCAAGGACCTCTGCCTGGAGGATCCGGACAGGCTGCTCGACCAGACGCAGTACACCCAGCCCGCGATGTATGTGGTCAACGCCCTGTCCTACTACCGGAAGCTCCGCGAGACCGGGCTGGTTCCGGACTTCGTCGCAGGCCACAGCCTCGGCGAGTACAACGCTCTGCTCGCGGCCGAGGTCTTCGACTTCGAGACCGGCCTGCGGATGGTGCGCAAGCGCGGAGAGCTGATGGGCAGGGCCTCGGGCGGCGGTATGGCAGCCGTCCTGAACGCCTCGGAGGCGGAGATCCGCACCATTCTCGCGGAGAACGGACTCGACTCCGTCGATCTGGCGAACTTCAACACGCCGTCCCAGATCGTGATTTCCGGCCGCGCCGAGGACATCGAGACGGCGAGGCCGCTCTTCCAGACCGGAAACCACCTGTTCGTTCCGCTGAGGACGAGCGGAGCATTCCACTCCCGGTACATGGAGTCGGCCCGCGTGGAGTTCGACGGATTCCTTTCAGGGATTTCCTTCTCGAAGCCGCGCATACCGGTTGTCTCCAATGTGACGGCGAGGGTGTACGAGGATCATCTCGTCAAGGAGAGCCTGACGAAGCAGATGGTCAATGCCGTGCGATGGTCCGACACGGTGGAGCACCTGCTCGGATACTCGGGGATGGAGTTCGAAGAAGTCGGTCACGGTACTGTGCTGACTAAAGTGCTGAAAAAGATTCTCCGCGAACTCGCAAATGAGAGAAAAGCTCCGCTGCGCACCGCCCGGAAGTCGACCGAGAATGCTGTGGAAACGGTCCGGAGGTGGAACGAGAGGTATACGGTCGGAACACGGTTCCGGTCCACCTCCGGGAATTATGGAAACCTTGAGACCGCTACGGCGGCAACCGTTCTCTTCGGGCACCGGGCGGCCGTCTACATGCAGGGTTACCGAGGATATTTTGATCTCCAGGAACTGGAGCCGGTCGCAGCAGCGCAGTGA
- a CDS encoding hydroxymethylglutaryl-CoA synthase family protein, whose translation MTTVGIEAMNIFAGTCYLDVEKLAIHRGLDTARFDNLLMKQKTVALPYEDPVTFGVNAAKPLIDALSPEERDSIELVITATESAFDFGKSMSTYFHDLLGLNRNCRLFEIKNACYSGVAALQTAANFILSGTSPGAKALVIATDITRFMVAESGDALSEDWSFAEPSGGAGAVAMIVSDTPHVFQIDVGASGYYGYEVMDTCRPLPDSEAGNADLSLLSYLDCCENSFREYQRRVGDVDFVSTFGYLAFHTPFGGMIKGAHRNLMRKVAKARPADIEEDFQRRMHPGLTYCQRVGNVMGATTMLSLASTIDNADLSSPQRIGVFSYGSGCCSEFFSGVSRQESQDRTRGLGMEKHLSTRYELTMPEYDSLLQANHAVKFGTRNALLNTDIVPQARTALGQELLFLKQIDEFHREYQWVS comes from the coding sequence ATGACGACCGTTGGCATCGAAGCAATGAACATCTTCGCCGGCACCTGCTATCTCGACGTGGAGAAGCTGGCGATCCACCGCGGGCTCGACACCGCGAGGTTCGACAACCTCCTCATGAAGCAGAAGACCGTGGCGCTGCCCTACGAGGATCCGGTGACGTTCGGCGTCAACGCGGCCAAGCCCCTCATCGACGCCCTGTCGCCCGAGGAACGGGATTCCATCGAACTGGTCATCACCGCGACCGAGTCGGCGTTCGACTTCGGCAAGTCCATGAGCACGTACTTCCACGACCTGCTCGGGCTGAACCGTAACTGCCGCCTCTTCGAGATCAAGAACGCCTGCTACTCGGGCGTCGCAGCGCTGCAGACAGCGGCGAACTTCATCCTGTCGGGAACCTCACCGGGCGCGAAGGCGCTGGTGATCGCCACCGACATCACGCGGTTCATGGTCGCGGAGAGCGGCGACGCACTCTCCGAGGACTGGTCCTTCGCCGAGCCGAGCGGCGGCGCCGGCGCCGTGGCGATGATCGTCAGCGACACCCCGCACGTCTTCCAGATCGATGTCGGCGCGAGCGGCTACTACGGCTACGAGGTGATGGACACCTGCCGTCCCCTCCCCGACAGCGAGGCGGGTAACGCGGACCTGTCCCTGCTGTCCTACCTGGACTGCTGCGAGAACTCCTTCCGCGAGTACCAACGGCGTGTAGGCGACGTCGACTTCGTGTCGACCTTCGGGTACCTCGCCTTCCACACACCCTTCGGCGGAATGATCAAGGGCGCGCACCGCAACCTGATGCGCAAGGTCGCCAAGGCGCGTCCGGCGGACATCGAGGAGGACTTCCAACGGCGCATGCACCCCGGCCTGACCTACTGCCAGCGCGTCGGAAACGTCATGGGTGCGACCACCATGCTCTCGCTGGCCAGCACCATCGACAACGCGGACCTCTCCAGTCCCCAGCGCATAGGCGTCTTCTCGTACGGCTCCGGCTGCTGCTCCGAATTCTTCAGCGGCGTCTCCCGCCAGGAGAGCCAGGACCGCACACGCGGCCTCGGCATGGAGAAGCACCTCAGTACCCGGTACGAGTTGACGATGCCGGAGTACGACTCATTGCTGCAGGCCAACCACGCCGTGAAGTTCGGCACCCGGAACGCCCTCCTCAACACCGACATCGTTCCGCAGGCCCGGACCGCGCTCGGCCAGGAACTCCTGTTCCTGAAGCAGATCGACGAGTTCCACCGGGAGTACCAGTGGGTGTCCTGA
- a CDS encoding beta-ketoacyl synthase N-terminal-like domain-containing protein, whose product MASPQSDARDVVVTGLGVTTAVGQGKDDFVAALLDGRHAFGFLQRPGRRTPGSSGDGTEPFLGAEMGEPALPGSIAARTVRTASLSARAALTTLHEAWHDAGLDDADPSRIGLVVGGSNVQQRELTLLHARYADRPEFLRPTYGMGFMDSDLCGFCTEQFPIRGFAHTLGGASASGLLAVLQAVRAVQSGQADVCIALGALMDLSYWECQAFRAMGAMGSHRWADDPAAACRPFDRNHDGFIFGEACAAVVVERADGRGHPAPYARFRGGGTAMDGTRNPHPSLEGEVAVIEAALREAGMPASAVDYVNPHGTGSPTGDAVELQALARSGLTHARINATKSITGHGLTAAGAVEIVATLLQMREQKLHPTRNLVDPLDETFPWVREKAEDFSFRTAVSLSMGFGGISSAICLEKC is encoded by the coding sequence ATGGCAAGTCCGCAGTCTGACGCCCGCGATGTCGTCGTCACGGGCCTGGGCGTCACCACCGCGGTGGGGCAGGGCAAGGACGACTTCGTCGCGGCACTCCTCGACGGCCGCCACGCCTTCGGGTTCCTGCAGCGTCCGGGGCGACGGACTCCGGGTTCCTCCGGCGACGGAACCGAACCCTTCCTGGGTGCCGAGATGGGGGAGCCGGCCCTGCCCGGGAGCATCGCCGCGCGCACCGTGCGCACGGCGTCGCTCTCGGCCAGGGCGGCGCTGACCACTCTGCACGAGGCATGGCACGATGCCGGGCTGGACGATGCGGATCCGTCCCGCATCGGCCTGGTGGTCGGCGGGTCCAACGTCCAGCAGCGAGAACTGACACTGCTGCACGCACGCTACGCGGACCGCCCCGAGTTCCTGCGCCCGACGTACGGCATGGGCTTCATGGATTCGGACCTGTGCGGTTTCTGCACCGAGCAGTTCCCGATCCGCGGATTCGCCCATACGCTCGGCGGCGCTTCGGCCAGCGGACTGCTCGCGGTGCTCCAAGCCGTGCGGGCGGTACAGTCCGGCCAGGCGGACGTCTGCATCGCCCTGGGCGCGCTCATGGACCTGTCGTACTGGGAATGCCAGGCGTTCCGGGCCATGGGCGCCATGGGCTCCCACCGCTGGGCCGACGACCCGGCCGCGGCCTGTCGCCCCTTCGACCGGAACCACGACGGCTTCATCTTCGGCGAGGCATGCGCCGCGGTGGTCGTCGAGCGGGCGGACGGGCGCGGGCATCCGGCGCCGTACGCGCGTTTCCGCGGCGGCGGTACGGCGATGGACGGCACCCGCAATCCCCACCCCTCGCTGGAGGGAGAGGTGGCAGTCATCGAGGCGGCGCTGCGCGAAGCCGGCATGCCAGCGTCCGCCGTCGACTACGTCAACCCGCACGGCACCGGATCGCCCACCGGTGACGCGGTCGAGTTGCAGGCGCTCGCCCGCTCCGGTCTGACCCACGCCCGTATCAACGCGACCAAGTCGATCACGGGGCACGGGCTCACCGCGGCGGGGGCGGTGGAGATCGTGGCCACGCTCCTGCAGATGCGGGAGCAGAAGCTGCACCCCACCCGAAACCTCGTGGATCCGCTGGACGAGACGTTCCCCTGGGTGCGCGAGAAGGCTGAGGACTTCTCGTTCCGGACGGCCGTCAGTCTGAGCATGGGCTTCGGAGGGATCAGCTCGGCGATCTGCCTCGAGAAATGCTGA
- a CDS encoding PfaD family polyunsaturated fatty acid/polyketide biosynthesis protein, with the protein MKAAGEPGEDMAARLGCASFRRDFGVGYAYLAGSMYRGIASKELVVAMGRAGFMGFLGAAGLSPERVTDDIAHIRRHLAPHQPFGVNLLCDLRHPARETAAVELLLAHGVRVIEASAFIKVTPALVLFHLSGLRARPGGGVARDTRIVAKVSRPEVAREFMRPAPQEIVAQLVAEGRVTREQAALARGVPVAQDLTVEADSGGHTDRGVSTVLLPSMQSLRLRMTREFGYGERIRLGLAGGIGTPHAVAAAFAMGADFVMTGSINQCTVEAGVSDAVKDRLQTIDVQDTDYCPAGDMFEIGALVQVLKKGVLFPARANRLHALYKSYDSWEEIPQGVRRQIQDTFFKKSVDEVWRETCEHLLKTGRESEIERAERSPKRRMALLFRWYYGYSSRLSFMETDFDPVNVQIHTGPALGAFNQWARGAPWESWRNRHPDRIAMELMREASSILAEYG; encoded by the coding sequence GTGAAGGCGGCGGGAGAACCCGGGGAGGACATGGCGGCGCGGCTCGGCTGTGCCTCCTTCCGCAGGGACTTCGGTGTCGGCTACGCCTATCTGGCAGGGTCGATGTACCGAGGTATCGCCTCGAAGGAGCTCGTGGTCGCCATGGGGCGAGCCGGCTTCATGGGATTCCTGGGCGCCGCCGGCCTGAGCCCCGAGCGGGTGACGGACGACATCGCCCACATCCGTCGGCATCTGGCCCCCCACCAGCCCTTCGGTGTCAATCTGCTCTGCGACCTCAGGCACCCGGCACGGGAGACGGCCGCCGTCGAGCTGCTGCTCGCCCATGGTGTGCGCGTCATCGAGGCATCGGCCTTCATCAAGGTCACCCCGGCCCTGGTCCTGTTCCATCTGTCGGGGCTGCGGGCCCGGCCGGGAGGCGGTGTCGCCCGTGACACGCGGATCGTCGCCAAGGTCTCCCGGCCCGAGGTGGCCCGCGAGTTCATGCGGCCCGCGCCGCAGGAGATCGTCGCGCAGCTGGTCGCGGAGGGCCGGGTCACTCGCGAGCAGGCCGCGCTGGCCCGGGGGGTTCCGGTGGCGCAGGACCTCACCGTGGAGGCGGATTCAGGGGGCCACACCGACCGCGGGGTGTCCACCGTGCTGCTGCCGTCGATGCAGAGCCTGCGGCTGCGCATGACGCGGGAGTTCGGTTACGGCGAGAGGATCCGTCTCGGTCTCGCCGGGGGGATAGGGACGCCGCACGCGGTCGCCGCCGCCTTCGCCATGGGTGCCGACTTCGTCATGACCGGTTCCATCAACCAGTGCACGGTCGAGGCCGGCGTCAGCGATGCGGTGAAGGACCGGTTGCAGACCATCGATGTCCAGGACACCGATTACTGTCCGGCGGGCGACATGTTCGAGATCGGCGCCCTGGTACAGGTTCTGAAGAAGGGCGTTCTCTTTCCCGCCCGGGCGAACCGGTTGCACGCGCTGTACAAGAGCTACGACTCATGGGAGGAGATCCCGCAGGGGGTTCGCCGGCAGATCCAGGACACTTTCTTCAAGAAGAGCGTCGACGAGGTCTGGAGGGAAACCTGTGAGCACCTCCTGAAGACAGGCCGAGAGTCGGAGATCGAGCGGGCCGAGCGCAGTCCGAAGCGGCGCATGGCTCTCCTCTTCCGCTGGTACTACGGCTACAGCAGCCGACTCTCCTTCATGGAAACCGATTTCGATCCTGTCAATGTGCAGATCCACACCGGGCCTGCGCTGGGGGCTTTCAACCAATGGGCGCGGGGCGCTCCATGGGAAAGCTGGAGAAATCGGCACCCGGACCGGATCGCGATGGAGCTCATGCGCGAAGCTTCCTCGATTCTCGCCGAGTACGGGTAG
- a CDS encoding polyketide synthase, producing MQSPPVEYREITSSVVQITMQDQVHKNTFSDELITGLQDAFARVGANERCKAVVLTGYGNYFASGGTKESLLLIQERRISFTDADIYGLALDCPVPVIAAMQGHGIGGGFAMGMFADFVILSQESIYTTNFMKYGFTPGMGATLVLPRKLGSSLAGEMLLSAKTYYGHELKERGVPFPVLPRADVLPHALELAETLAEKPRISLVTLKSHLVSELRAELPHYIEREVAMHAKTFHQPEVRALITSHYTGG from the coding sequence ATGCAGAGCCCACCCGTGGAGTACCGGGAGATCACCTCTTCCGTCGTCCAGATCACCATGCAGGACCAGGTGCACAAGAACACCTTCTCCGACGAGCTCATCACCGGCCTGCAGGATGCCTTCGCGAGGGTCGGGGCGAACGAGCGGTGCAAGGCAGTGGTTCTCACCGGCTACGGCAACTACTTCGCCAGTGGTGGCACCAAGGAGAGCCTCCTGCTGATCCAGGAGCGGCGCATCAGCTTCACCGATGCCGACATCTACGGCCTGGCCCTGGACTGCCCCGTGCCCGTCATCGCCGCCATGCAGGGCCACGGCATCGGCGGTGGCTTCGCCATGGGAATGTTCGCCGACTTCGTGATCCTCAGCCAGGAGAGCATCTACACGACGAACTTCATGAAGTACGGATTCACTCCCGGCATGGGCGCGACCCTGGTCCTGCCCAGGAAGCTCGGTTCCAGCCTCGCCGGGGAGATGCTGCTCTCGGCGAAGACCTACTACGGCCACGAGCTGAAGGAACGTGGAGTCCCCTTCCCGGTCCTGCCGCGCGCCGACGTGCTGCCCCACGCCCTCGAGCTGGCCGAGACCCTCGCCGAGAAGCCCAGGATCTCCCTGGTCACCCTCAAGAGTCACCTCGTGTCAGAACTCCGCGCCGAACTCCCGCACTACATCGAGCGCGAGGTGGCCATGCACGCGAAGACCTTCCACCAGCCCGAGGTCCGGGCCCTCATCACATCCCACTACACAGGAGGCTGA